Part of the candidate division WOR-3 bacterium genome, TGATCTCACGTCGGTCGGTACTCTGATCGGCACGCCGTGCTACATGTCGCCGGAACAGGCAATGGGCAAGAAACTCACCGCGCAGACAGACGTTTTTTCTCTGGGGATTGTATTGTACGAATTGGTTACAGGGAAGAAACCCTTCTGGGGCGAGACCGCGGAAGAGATCACGGCAAAGATACAGCGTGGCAAATATCGCTCACCATTATTTCTTGATCCGCATCACAGCTTCGGCCTGTCGCGTATCGTGAACAGGGCGATGAAGAAGAATCTCAACCGCCGTTACGAGAGCGTAGCACAGATGATACACGATCTTGAAAGATTCGCAGGGTGGCAGAATATCGCGCGCAGCCATAATGTCATGGGTCAACTGGTCAGCAGAGTTGAATTAAGAAAACAGACGACAACGGTCATCAGGAAGAACAAGAAGAAGAAGCAGAAAAAAAAGCGCGGCAGCAAGAGCACTCTTTTCTGGCTCTATTTTCTTCTGATCTTTGTTGTCGGTACGTTCGTTTACGTTCTCTTCCAGATGCTCCTTAACAAATGACGACGTTTAACTGATAAATTCGAATTTTGAAATTTCTTCTGAATGGGATTAACGATATCAGCGAAAATAGCGAAATTAACGACAATAGCGGGAATAACGATACTAACGGGATCAACGTTTTTGTTAAATCAAGCGTAGCGCTGCGCAGATGAAATTTATCTATTCTCCTAATTACCATGCTGACATTGGGTCTCACGTATTCCCGACTGAGAAGTACGACCTTATCTACAAACAATTACAAACCGAAGGTTTGATAAAAGAGGGGGATATGCTGTCTCCCGAACGTCCTAGCAATGAACAATTGCTCCGTGTTGTCAGTCGGGAATATCTGGATGATCTGGTCAACTACCGTTTGACCGCACGCACATACCCGTCAGAAATGCCGGTTAAAAAAGACATTATTGATGCACAGCTTCTTTGCTGCGGCGGTTCGCACCTGGCTGCGCGGTCAGCTATTGAAC contains:
- a CDS encoding serine/threonine protein kinase, which encodes MNKEIKYVGNYRILDIIGKGGMARVYTAIQVPLDRVVVVKEMSKSSGAEYRKRFKNESLITAALEHPNIVTVYDYFSIGQTSYLVMQYVDGLGLSEIIESEAPLHPLVAATICREICLAVDYAHKNNVIHRDIKPTNVLISKDGKLKVTDFGVAKDETARDLTSVGTLIGTPCYMSPEQAMGKKLTAQTDVFSLGIVLYELVTGKKPFWGETAEEITAKIQRGKYRSPLFLDPHHSFGLSRIVNRAMKKNLNRRYESVAQMIHDLERFAGWQNIARSHNVMGQLVSRVELRKQTTTVIRKNKKKKQKKKRGSKSTLFWLYFLLIFVVGTFVYVLFQMLLNK